Sequence from the Saccharopolyspora pogona genome:
ACAGAACGTGTCATGGTCTTTGCGTGTCGGCTGCGGCCATGTCATCGCGCCGCCCCGACGAGCCAGTCGGTCAACTGGTCATCATCGCTGAGACTGATCAACTGGACCAAACCCCAGTTCTCGCGGTGATTCGGGGCGTCCAACAGACGTTCCTGCCAGTCATCGGCGTACTCGCGCAACGCTTCGATCATCTCGGCGATCGCCTCGTCGAAGGTCGCTCCATCTGCGGCCACCGGGAGTCCAGGAATGAACACAGACCAGCCGTCAGCCTCCGGAACCACTTGCGCCCGTGAAGGCACGAGCGACGCAAGAAAGTGACGCAGCCGCTCGACGT
This genomic interval carries:
- a CDS encoding prevent-host-death protein — encoded protein: MSAVHYDSYTEARAHLKDLLDAAEKGRVATVRRESARTAVVDVERLRHFLASLVPSRAQVVPEADGWSVFIPGLPVAADGATFDEAIAEMIEALREYADDWQERLLDAPNHRENWGLVQLISLSDDDQLTDWLVGAAR